The sequence below is a genomic window from Sphingomonas crusticola.
TTCCGATATGGCTGGTAACCCCGGCACTTCTGTTCGCGCTTAACCGCTGGTGGGTATTCCGGTGAAACTTGCCTCCGCCCCCGCAAGCGCGCCACAAGCGATCATGGCTCCGCAGCAAGTCCCGCTCATTTCGGTGATCGTCCCGGTCAAGGACGAGGAAGAGGCAATCCAGCCGTTCGTGACGCGGGTCGGGAAGGTGCTGGAGGATCTGCGCGATCCCGACGGCGCTCCCGTGTTGTGGGAGATACTGTTCGTCGACGATGGCAGTTCGGATGCGACCTTGCCCGCGATCATGGCGGCGAACCGCGCCGATCCGCGTGTCGTCGGCATCGCGCTGTCGCGCAATTTCGGCAAGGAGGCGGCTTTGTCCGCCGGACTGGATCATGTGCGCGGGCAGACGGTGGTGCCGATCGACGTCGATCTGCAGGATCCGCCGGAAATGATCGGCGCGATGCTCGATCAATGGCGGCTAGGCCACGAGGTTGTGTTCGGCGTGCGTCGCAACCGTATGACCGACAGCCTGCCGAAAAGGCTGACGGCCGACCTTTATTATCGCGCGCACAATTGGCTGAGCGAGGACAAGATCCCCGAACATGCCGGCGACTTCCGCTTGCTCGATCGCAAGGTGGTCGACGTCATCCGCGCGATGCCGGAGCGCAATCGCTTCATGAAAGGCCTGTTCGCCTGGGGAGGATTCCGCCAGGCGGCGGTCGAATATGACCGCGCCGAGCGCGCCGTCGGCCGCACCAAGTTCAATTATCTCAAGTTGTGGAAGCTCGCGATCGACGGGCTTACCTCCGCATCGACCGCGCCGCTGCGCGTCTGGTCCTATATCGGTTTCGTGATCGCCGGCATCGCCTTGCTTTATGCCCTGTTCCTGATCGCGCGCGTGATCCTCTACGGCGTCGACGTCGCCGGCTATGCCTCGATGATGGTCGCGGTGCTGTTCCTGGGCGGGGTGCAATTGCTCTCGCTCGGAATCCTCGGCGAATATGTCGGCCGCATCCTGGTGGAGACCAAGCGGCGACCAATCTACATCGTCCGCCAGCGGATCGGCGAGGCAGGCGTTCAGGAGTAATGGAACGCCACGTTTATGACCGCATGGCCGAGATCGACCGCGATCATTGGTGGTTTGTCGGACGGCGGCGGATTCTGGCGGCGCTGATCGAGCGGTTCCGCCCCCAGTCCGGCCCCTTGCGCATCCTGGAGGTCGGCTGCGGGACGGGTTCGAACATCGCCATGCTCCAGCAATTCGGCACCGTTGATGCGGTCGAGCCGGACGATCATGCCCGCGCTTTTGCTGCCCAACGGACCGGGCTTGCGATCAAAGGCGGCTATCTTCCGAACGTACCGCTGCATGACGGGCAATATGACCTGATCGTTCTGCTCGACGTGCTCGAGCATATTCCCGACGACATCGGAGCGCTCACGGCATTGCGACCCAAGCTCGCACCGGGCGGGCGCCTGCTGCTGGCGGTGCCGGCGATGCCATCCTTGTGGAGCGGCCATGATGTCGCTCACCATCATCAGCGCCGCTATACCGCCCGTAAGCTGGATGCGGTGGTGAGGGCCGCCGGCTTCCGCCGGTTGCATCGCGCGGCGTTCAACAGCCTGCTATTGCCCGCGATTGTCGGCGTGCGCCTCGTCAATCGGCTGCTTGGTCGCAAGGGCGGGGATGAGGACCGGCTTCCGCCGAAGCCGGTCAACCGCCTGCTCGGCGCCTTATTCGCGGCCGAGCGTCACGCGGCGGTGCGCGGCCTGTTGCCAGCCGGCGTATCACTGGCGTTGGTAGCTGAGCCGGATCCAGGCGGGAGCGGCAGCACGCGGTAGAGGATACCGCTGCGGCCGCCCGTCCAGATCGGTTCCAGCCCCGGAAAGCTGTTCCAGCGCGCGCGCGGAATGTCGATCAGCCAGACATAGTCGAACGCGTCGTGCGGCAGGGTGTTGATGCCCTCCGGATAGGGCTTGGCCCGCCGGTCGCGGCAGCCATGCGGCCGCAAAATCTCGGTGGGATCCTCCGCATAGCCTTTGGCTGGCGCATATTTGATGCGCACCAGCTGCGCGCCCGGATCGGTCCACTGACCGTTGGCGAAGGCGTTGCGGCGGACGATCGCCATGGCGCCGAGATGGTCCATGCGGCTGGTCTCCCAACGGCCCAGGCATTGCAGCCACACCTGGACGAAAACCCTGCTGCCAGGCTTGA
It includes:
- a CDS encoding glycosyltransferase family 2 protein; translated protein: MAPQQVPLISVIVPVKDEEEAIQPFVTRVGKVLEDLRDPDGAPVLWEILFVDDGSSDATLPAIMAANRADPRVVGIALSRNFGKEAALSAGLDHVRGQTVVPIDVDLQDPPEMIGAMLDQWRLGHEVVFGVRRNRMTDSLPKRLTADLYYRAHNWLSEDKIPEHAGDFRLLDRKVVDVIRAMPERNRFMKGLFAWGGFRQAAVEYDRAERAVGRTKFNYLKLWKLAIDGLTSASTAPLRVWSYIGFVIAGIALLYALFLIARVILYGVDVAGYASMMVAVLFLGGVQLLSLGILGEYVGRILVETKRRPIYIVRQRIGEAGVQE
- a CDS encoding class I SAM-dependent methyltransferase, yielding MERHVYDRMAEIDRDHWWFVGRRRILAALIERFRPQSGPLRILEVGCGTGSNIAMLQQFGTVDAVEPDDHARAFAAQRTGLAIKGGYLPNVPLHDGQYDLIVLLDVLEHIPDDIGALTALRPKLAPGGRLLLAVPAMPSLWSGHDVAHHHQRRYTARKLDAVVRAAGFRRLHRAAFNSLLLPAIVGVRLVNRLLGRKGGDEDRLPPKPVNRLLGALFAAERHAAVRGLLPAGVSLALVAEPDPGGSGSTR